The Oncorhynchus masou masou isolate Uvic2021 chromosome 31, UVic_Omas_1.1, whole genome shotgun sequence genome includes a region encoding these proteins:
- the LOC135525307 gene encoding NADH dehydrogenase [ubiquinone] 1 alpha subcomplex subunit 11-like, with amino-acid sequence MGYWDLQEGKDCIEKTWITTKLGTALGLVGSAYHIVAFQPDSAIQAVQRATNGTVTMAALGAIFGMTTCLAAQARDAPDDPVNYFLGGCASGVFLGARTHSAMTGTTACIGLGTLAMFTKVGKMEGWRLSGPPRM; translated from the exons ATGGGTTATTGGGATCTGCAAGAGGGGAAAGATTGTATCGAGAAAACATGGATCACCACTAAATTGGGCACAGCTCTAG gGTTGGTGGGTTCAGCCTATCACATTGTGGCATTCCAGCCTGATTCCGCAATCCAAGCTGTTCAGAGAGCCACAAATGGCACAGTAACCATGG CTGCCTTGGGGGCGATCTTTGGAATGACCACTTGTCTAGCTGCACAGGCCCGGGATGCTCCTGATGATCCGGTGAACTATTTCCTCGGAGGCTGTGCATCAGGAGTCTTTCTTGGAGCTCGTA CTCACAGTGCAATGACAGGCACGACGGCATGTATTGGGCTGGGGACACTGGCCATGTTCACTAAGGTGGGCAAGATGGAGGGCTGGAGATTATCTGGACCACCCAGGATGTAA